The Candidatus Manganitrophus noduliformans genome includes a window with the following:
- a CDS encoding glycoside hydrolase family 43 protein, whose protein sequence is MRSGISIRNQISLFSVAALVLFLAGCQGSDTAGTASVRITLNTNTAEKAAARRAAPAPSGIVSVTVDVSGPGMEPLSTASDANHDGVTTLALEVPAGPARRFDVTAFDNTGAARYQGSDTVDLVSGASVTLTIEMVVIQINPLQIDPPAAILTRGATQTFTLGEDAPSQVDFFVNGTAGGDDTAGRIAPDGTYTAPAVIPIDRTNPNDIGVPTAITVDAVDKADPDRRDAAQVKVVTGLQLEFGQNVPVSIPDSVSTHSSGQRSVAYHNGKVYAAWAAGCSEGCSQILFSETSEKDRWPEEPVIVGTSDGGVADPSLAVGPDGSVYIAYVACLFCDSATIWLYVRPSGETDFQFLPLTMVGSFPQDPTVAVSPTGVAFVAWSDVSSISPNTGTDIFLQRVQVDEEPKRVNTDDSPFDQTRPAISIAGSGEVFVAWEVSGFINDNFFLNIAATASTDGGATFLPAARVDDPTEDPFDFTSSPTVAAGPQGNVYIAWELDWCGDGCTLVYFAKGTLDAEELVFGQNHSFGEIRTSPDQESPSIAWDGANGIYVAFRELPRGENLIRLAKSIDNGSPFTFTFSQINSLAGTFVSRLSPSLAVDGAGRAFAIWTDERNQGLRTVFFAMGDDFTNDDE, encoded by the coding sequence ATGCGATCAGGAATATCGATTCGGAATCAGATCAGCCTCTTTTCGGTGGCGGCTCTCGTTTTATTCCTCGCCGGCTGTCAGGGCTCGGACACCGCCGGCACCGCGTCGGTTCGGATTACTCTCAACACGAATACCGCGGAAAAAGCGGCGGCGCGACGCGCGGCCCCCGCCCCTTCCGGGATCGTCTCGGTGACCGTGGATGTGTCCGGGCCGGGGATGGAGCCCCTTTCCACCGCGTCCGACGCCAATCACGATGGAGTGACGACCCTCGCGCTGGAGGTTCCCGCGGGGCCCGCGCGGCGCTTCGACGTCACCGCCTTCGACAACACCGGCGCCGCCCGCTATCAAGGAAGCGACACGGTCGATCTCGTCTCCGGCGCCTCGGTGACCCTCACGATTGAGATGGTGGTGATTCAGATCAATCCCTTGCAGATCGACCCGCCCGCAGCGATCCTTACCCGCGGCGCCACTCAAACGTTCACCTTGGGGGAAGATGCCCCTTCTCAGGTTGACTTTTTCGTCAATGGAACTGCGGGGGGGGACGACACCGCCGGCCGGATCGCCCCCGACGGCACCTACACCGCTCCGGCCGTCATTCCGATCGATCGGACCAACCCCAACGACATCGGCGTGCCGACCGCCATCACCGTCGACGCGGTCGATAAAGCCGACCCCGACCGCCGCGACGCGGCGCAGGTGAAGGTGGTGACGGGATTGCAGTTGGAATTTGGACAGAACGTCCCGGTATCCATTCCTGACTCCGTTTCGACTCATTCTTCCGGTCAGCGGAGCGTTGCATATCACAACGGAAAGGTATACGCCGCGTGGGCCGCCGGCTGCTCAGAAGGCTGTTCTCAGATTCTTTTCTCGGAGACTTCGGAGAAAGATCGATGGCCGGAGGAGCCGGTCATCGTCGGCACAAGCGATGGCGGGGTTGCCGATCCGTCGCTGGCGGTCGGGCCGGACGGGAGTGTTTATATCGCCTACGTCGCCTGTTTATTCTGCGACAGCGCGACGATCTGGCTGTATGTTCGGCCTTCCGGAGAAACTGACTTTCAATTCCTTCCCCTCACTATGGTCGGCTCGTTTCCACAAGACCCGACGGTGGCGGTTTCCCCGACCGGTGTCGCATTCGTCGCCTGGTCCGATGTATCATCCATCTCTCCCAATACGGGGACCGATATTTTTCTCCAAAGAGTGCAGGTGGACGAAGAGCCAAAAAGGGTCAATACCGATGACAGCCCTTTCGACCAGACCCGGCCGGCCATCTCGATTGCTGGTTCCGGTGAGGTTTTCGTGGCATGGGAGGTTTCCGGATTTATCAACGACAACTTCTTTCTGAACATCGCCGCCACCGCTTCCACCGATGGGGGGGCGACCTTTCTCCCCGCCGCCCGGGTAGATGATCCGACAGAAGACCCCTTTGACTTCACCTCTTCACCCACGGTCGCTGCGGGTCCTCAAGGAAATGTATATATCGCCTGGGAGCTTGATTGGTGTGGCGACGGCTGCACCCTTGTCTACTTCGCGAAGGGAACCCTGGACGCCGAAGAACTTGTCTTTGGTCAGAACCATTCTTTCGGAGAAATTCGAACGAGTCCCGATCAGGAGAGTCCGAGCATCGCATGGGATGGCGCCAACGGCATTTACGTCGCCTTCCGGGAACTGCCCCGGGGTGAAAATCTGATCAGGCTCGCCAAGAGCATCGATAATGGAAGCCCTTTTACATTTACATTCTCGCAGATTAATTCACTCGCAGGTACATTCGTGAGTCGACTTTCTCCTTCCCTCGCGGTGGACGGCGCGGGCCGTGCTTTCGCGATTTGGACAGACGAAAGAAATCAAGGCCTTCGCACTGTTTTCTTTGCAATGGGAGACGACTTCACAAACGATGACGAGTAG
- a CDS encoding CsgG/HfaB family protein, with translation MKRRFDFLIPLLFAFTACASPSAPPVRPEAPLLPERNLLTVAVLEFEDHGIGQTAATQGLGRTLADRISEQLSGRPDLRLIDRESLQKILEELSLASLDIADRESQLRLGKLLGAQYLIMGGYTSLAGGLRIDGRIVEVERGIAEGSALEGRAAERAILEKNFSKQMADLLIAKVGLPQGMPKSSHDFFLQGLALEQSNNNRKALEMYQKALAIDARHQEARERMENLLLKELQ, from the coding sequence ATGAAACGGCGTTTTGATTTTCTGATTCCACTCTTGTTTGCGTTCACCGCCTGCGCTTCTCCCTCGGCGCCTCCGGTCCGTCCGGAGGCGCCTCTCCTTCCGGAACGAAACCTGCTGACCGTGGCCGTCCTGGAATTCGAAGACCATGGGATCGGCCAAACCGCCGCGACACAGGGGCTCGGCCGCACCCTGGCCGATCGGATCTCGGAGCAGCTCTCGGGGCGCCCCGACCTTCGCCTGATCGACCGGGAGTCGCTCCAAAAAATCTTGGAAGAGCTCTCCCTCGCCAGCCTCGACATCGCCGACCGGGAAAGCCAGCTTCGCCTCGGGAAATTGCTCGGGGCCCAATACCTGATCATGGGGGGGTATACCTCTTTGGCGGGGGGGCTCCGGATCGACGGCCGGATCGTGGAGGTCGAGCGAGGGATCGCCGAGGGAAGCGCTCTCGAAGGGCGCGCCGCCGAGCGGGCGATTCTTGAGAAAAATTTCTCGAAACAGATGGCCGATTTATTGATTGCCAAAGTCGGCCTCCCCCAGGGGATGCCGAAATCAAGCCACGATTTTTTTCTGCAAGGGTTGGCCCTTGAACAATCCAACAACAACCGGAAGGCCTTGGAGATGTATCAAAAGGCCCTCGCCATCGACGCCCGGCATCAGGAAGCGCGGGAGCGGATGGAGAACCTCCTACTAAAGGAACTGCAATGA
- a CDS encoding DUF1565 domain-containing protein, whose protein sequence is MFSQGRSFFYFTMLFLLAACSGGGETGSDGTATVGITMKVPAASARAKAFAPAPGAVSKIAIRVTDDAGAPLAEQTLDVTPGETVTITLQLPAGRARYFLIEASDSEGNLLFLGDARADLEPGGFASVVIKMVPVDTPAPPKITLSPPAASVAAGTGQTFTAEVTGLEDPTVVWTVNEAEGGNPTVGTITQTNPAVYTAPQNLPATNPVTIKATSASNPAIFATASVTLLPPPTLRIDPDNIRVLTGRTQIFTATITGLDDPSVTWSLLGDGPFGTIEQIDATHAEYTAPEGVPFPNQVRVQATSVSDPALSGTAAITIITPQTTIFVDAAGRDSAGCGSDTDPCKTVTQGVNRAKQLETVTTVLVAAGTYSFGGQTGEPAPLAMPQGIALQGAERESILDFTNATGTGIVGADNASLSGFTVRALDSLTNHIEITNASPTIQNNLFVDCGCNTGTGILIRGASKPLITKNSFGAAKQGLLTAIRIENGAAPRVVDNSITDNKTGLEILSGASPIVQGNMISRNKTGISVDGLSKPDLGSSQGSAGGNTISCNADVDLVTASAISARGNAWDHVPPKEGALVGRGIDLVRGRSTVDTVNASLAPKACRITLTAPSDGALVRGRVTVTSAVADLPAALGVTYSVDDAAIGNSDLPPSFPFTWDTIALQVEGPHTLRADLIDSLGVTDSDSVSVTVDNTPPVVGITSPKQGDLLGCGGVSVIASATDANGISRVGFFASGAPIGEDTIPSGNLFSISWSPPANGPYTLTAQAFDRAGNTALSAGISVRVSCITSIQVNPPSVIVPKDQKTQPFTLEGATNADVVWRVNGAPGGDDRFGKISPDGIYVPPKTIPTDDRGVAVGATVEAVGLTDPAIFDSSDVTLVTGKSLIFDPNIRVTTKSDSISTVSSGQRNVAFFKGNIYAVWSTGSLVLFAESKDGVTWAETPLASGTAGTLSQSTLAVAPDGTIYVAYRQRILLGQGAVQTIHLTVRRKEGEPFQMIDALKTGTTAQDPTVAVSSKTGNVVVAWSETPGTAGSDIFLQRIDPAGNPIDGAPRNLTEKIGAFNDTRPTLSIGAGDEILLVWEQTGNSLNLLATASRDGGQSFFPPVQVNEPDPDLPRAAARRPSAIVGPEGSVYVAWEQDQCGDGCTFIFFNAGEIGLTDLKFIGAKALRGGDKTVQTLPSVALDEANGLYIALHERVSLADLQHHILLAKSTDRGNSFVFSQISKEDPAPVSIKSAPSIAVDTVGRAFAIWTDQRITGSTGTADVFFSMGE, encoded by the coding sequence ATGTTCTCTCAAGGCCGCTCATTTTTCTATTTCACGATGCTCTTTCTCCTCGCCGCTTGCAGCGGGGGGGGAGAGACCGGATCGGACGGAACCGCCACGGTCGGGATCACGATGAAGGTCCCCGCGGCTTCCGCCCGCGCGAAAGCCTTCGCGCCGGCCCCCGGCGCGGTCTCCAAAATCGCGATTCGCGTGACCGACGACGCGGGGGCCCCCCTCGCCGAGCAGACGTTGGATGTAACCCCCGGCGAGACCGTCACGATCACCCTCCAACTCCCTGCCGGACGCGCCCGTTATTTTCTCATCGAGGCTTCCGATTCGGAAGGAAATCTTCTTTTCCTCGGCGATGCGCGGGCCGATCTGGAGCCGGGAGGGTTCGCGTCGGTCGTCATCAAGATGGTGCCGGTCGACACCCCCGCCCCGCCGAAGATCACCCTTTCGCCGCCGGCCGCCTCCGTCGCGGCCGGAACCGGGCAGACCTTCACCGCCGAGGTCACCGGCCTCGAAGACCCGACCGTCGTCTGGACCGTCAATGAGGCAGAGGGGGGGAACCCGACCGTCGGAACGATCACCCAAACCAACCCGGCCGTCTACACCGCCCCTCAGAATCTTCCGGCCACGAACCCGGTCACGATTAAAGCGACCAGCGCTTCCAACCCGGCGATCTTTGCCACCGCATCCGTGACCCTTCTTCCACCGCCGACCCTCCGGATCGATCCGGACAACATCCGTGTCCTCACCGGTCGGACACAAATATTTACGGCGACAATCACCGGACTCGACGATCCGTCCGTCACCTGGTCCCTCCTGGGAGACGGCCCTTTCGGAACGATTGAACAGATCGACGCCACCCATGCGGAATATACCGCGCCTGAGGGCGTTCCTTTCCCCAATCAGGTCCGGGTCCAGGCGACCAGCGTTTCCGATCCCGCCCTCTCCGGAACGGCCGCCATCACGATCATTACGCCGCAGACGACCATTTTCGTCGACGCCGCCGGCCGGGACAGCGCCGGCTGCGGAAGCGACACCGACCCCTGCAAAACCGTCACGCAGGGGGTGAATCGTGCAAAGCAGCTCGAAACCGTGACAACCGTTCTGGTCGCTGCCGGAACCTATTCCTTCGGGGGACAAACAGGAGAGCCCGCTCCCCTCGCGATGCCTCAGGGGATCGCCCTTCAGGGGGCGGAGCGAGAATCGATCCTCGATTTCACCAACGCGACCGGCACCGGGATCGTCGGCGCCGACAACGCCTCCTTATCGGGATTCACCGTTCGCGCTCTCGATAGTCTGACAAACCATATCGAGATTACGAATGCGTCGCCGACCATTCAGAACAACCTGTTCGTCGACTGCGGATGCAATACGGGAACCGGGATCTTGATTCGCGGCGCGTCAAAGCCGCTGATCACGAAAAACAGCTTCGGCGCGGCGAAGCAAGGGCTGCTCACCGCAATCCGCATCGAGAACGGCGCCGCGCCGCGGGTGGTCGACAACAGCATCACCGACAACAAAACAGGGCTCGAAATTCTCTCCGGAGCCTCCCCCATCGTCCAGGGGAACATGATTTCTCGAAACAAGACCGGCATTTCGGTGGACGGCCTCTCCAAGCCCGATCTCGGCAGCAGCCAAGGGAGCGCGGGCGGCAACACGATCAGCTGCAACGCAGATGTTGACCTGGTCACCGCCAGCGCTATCAGCGCCCGCGGGAATGCCTGGGATCATGTTCCACCCAAGGAAGGAGCCCTCGTCGGAAGAGGAATCGATCTGGTTCGAGGCCGATCGACCGTCGATACCGTCAACGCCTCGCTCGCCCCCAAGGCGTGCCGGATCACCCTCACCGCCCCCTCGGACGGCGCTCTCGTGAGGGGAAGGGTCACCGTCACATCGGCCGTGGCCGATCTGCCGGCCGCCCTCGGCGTGACCTATTCGGTGGACGACGCCGCGATCGGAAACAGCGATCTTCCCCCCTCCTTCCCGTTCACCTGGGACACGATCGCGCTTCAAGTGGAAGGCCCCCATACCCTGCGGGCCGACCTGATCGATTCTTTGGGCGTCACCGACTCGGATTCGGTCTCCGTCACGGTCGACAACACCCCGCCCGTCGTCGGGATCACCTCTCCGAAGCAGGGCGACCTGCTCGGATGCGGCGGCGTCAGCGTCATCGCTTCGGCCACCGATGCGAACGGGATCAGCCGCGTCGGTTTCTTTGCCTCCGGCGCGCCGATTGGAGAAGATACGATCCCAAGCGGCAATCTCTTCAGCATTTCCTGGTCGCCGCCCGCCAACGGGCCTTATACCCTGACGGCGCAGGCATTCGATCGGGCCGGAAACACCGCACTCTCGGCGGGGATATCTGTTCGGGTTTCCTGCATCACATCGATCCAGGTGAATCCTCCGTCCGTGATTGTTCCGAAGGATCAAAAAACACAACCGTTCACACTCGAGGGCGCCACCAATGCGGATGTCGTTTGGCGGGTGAACGGAGCGCCGGGCGGAGACGATCGGTTCGGGAAAATTTCCCCCGATGGGATCTATGTTCCGCCCAAGACAATCCCCACCGATGACCGCGGCGTCGCGGTCGGAGCAACGGTGGAAGCGGTCGGCCTAACCGACCCCGCAATCTTCGACAGCTCCGACGTGACCTTGGTCACCGGAAAGTCGTTGATCTTCGATCCGAACATACGGGTCACGACCAAGAGCGACTCAATCTCGACCGTGTCGTCCGGTCAGCGGAATGTCGCCTTCTTCAAAGGGAATATTTATGCGGTCTGGTCGACCGGCTCCTTAGTCCTTTTTGCTGAAAGCAAAGATGGCGTAACATGGGCCGAAACGCCCCTTGCCTCAGGGACGGCGGGAACCCTTTCGCAGTCCACTTTGGCGGTCGCCCCCGATGGGACTATCTACGTCGCTTACCGTCAGAGGATACTGCTCGGCCAAGGAGCCGTCCAGACCATCCACCTCACAGTGCGCAGAAAAGAAGGAGAACCGTTCCAGATGATCGACGCGCTAAAGACCGGCACCACCGCTCAGGACCCGACGGTTGCCGTCTCATCCAAAACGGGAAACGTTGTCGTGGCCTGGTCGGAAACGCCCGGAACCGCCGGCAGCGACATATTTCTCCAAAGAATCGATCCAGCCGGAAACCCGATCGATGGCGCACCCCGAAATCTCACTGAAAAAATTGGCGCCTTCAACGACACCCGGCCGACCCTTTCGATCGGCGCTGGAGATGAAATTCTCCTGGTTTGGGAACAGACGGGAAACAGCCTAAATCTCTTGGCAACCGCTTCCCGAGACGGAGGCCAATCGTTCTTCCCTCCGGTTCAGGTAAATGAACCCGATCCTGATCTTCCCCGTGCGGCGGCGAGACGCCCCAGCGCAATCGTCGGTCCGGAGGGATCGGTATATGTCGCCTGGGAACAGGATCAATGCGGAGATGGTTGTACTTTTATCTTCTTTAACGCGGGAGAAATCGGATTGACCGATCTCAAATTTATAGGGGCCAAAGCCCTGAGGGGCGGCGATAAAACGGTCCAGACGCTCCCCAGCGTGGCGCTGGATGAAGCGAACGGTCTTTATATCGCCCTGCACGAGAGGGTCTCTTTGGCCGACCTCCAACACCACATCCTTCTCGCAAAGAGCACGGACCGCGGAAACAGCTTTGTTTTTTCACAAATCAGCAAGGAAGATCCGGCGCCTGTTTCGATCAAATCGGCTCCGTCGATCGCGGTCGATACCGTCGGGAGGGCCTTCGCGATATGGACCGATCAACGCATCACCGGTTCGACCGGCACCGCCGACGTTTTCTTCTCGATGGGAGAATAA
- a CDS encoding CsgG/HfaB family protein — protein sequence MRRQLILFVFFIWVTPMLGWAQEIGRPESAVKALYQEGRYAEIIQAYEGKEAGAQEALYLGLSHLRAGDPSKAIAAWKQYVRLDPGSEGNREVSKYLTLLLQEEAKRTAREILQQEKELTGKIDARAIAVSPFQNLGQQTYAPLSKGLAAMIITDLSKVKTLKVVERVQLKALLDELKLSQSGLVDAKSAPRVGKLLGAGKITTGSFLDLDQEKIRLDAAVTQTESGKSLTNSEVQGDLPTFYQLEKELVFKILCGIGHCPESLDSQTRAAVGTIHTKNFKAFRLYSQGLEYLDQGKYREASRSFFLAVEEDPEFELARKALLDTPLFPLDLTAMISGAEAIGDGGAAILSTGTIFAAPQIPQGSAGHQVMAPSMGMLVPPTPSGSAGAPPTVPVRIDVQF from the coding sequence ATGAGACGACAACTAATCTTGTTCGTGTTTTTCATATGGGTGACGCCGATGCTGGGATGGGCTCAGGAGATCGGCCGGCCGGAGTCGGCGGTGAAGGCCCTCTACCAAGAGGGGCGCTATGCCGAGATCATCCAGGCCTACGAGGGGAAAGAAGCCGGCGCGCAAGAGGCGCTTTATCTCGGTCTCAGCCATCTGCGGGCCGGGGACCCGTCCAAAGCGATCGCCGCCTGGAAACAATATGTCCGGCTCGATCCGGGAAGCGAGGGAAATCGCGAGGTCTCGAAATATCTGACGCTGCTCCTGCAAGAAGAGGCCAAACGGACCGCAAGGGAGATCCTCCAGCAGGAAAAGGAGCTTACCGGAAAGATCGACGCCAGGGCGATTGCGGTCTCCCCCTTTCAGAATTTGGGGCAGCAGACCTACGCCCCTCTTTCGAAGGGACTGGCGGCGATGATCATTACCGATCTCTCGAAGGTCAAGACGCTGAAAGTGGTGGAGCGGGTCCAGCTCAAGGCCCTTCTCGATGAATTGAAGCTCTCGCAATCTGGATTGGTCGATGCCAAGAGCGCCCCCCGCGTCGGGAAACTCCTCGGCGCCGGGAAGATCACCACCGGCAGCTTCCTCGATCTCGATCAGGAGAAGATCCGCCTCGACGCCGCCGTCACGCAGACGGAGAGCGGGAAATCGCTCACCAACTCGGAGGTTCAGGGAGACCTGCCGACCTTCTACCAGCTGGAAAAAGAATTGGTCTTCAAAATCCTCTGCGGGATCGGCCACTGCCCGGAGAGCCTCGACAGCCAGACCCGGGCGGCGGTCGGGACGATCCATACGAAGAACTTCAAAGCGTTTCGTCTCTACTCCCAGGGGCTTGAGTATCTCGACCAGGGCAAGTATCGGGAAGCCTCCCGATCCTTCTTCCTGGCGGTGGAAGAAGATCCCGAATTCGAGCTGGCCCGCAAAGCGCTTCTCGATACTCCCCTCTTTCCGCTCGATCTGACGGCGATGATCTCGGGGGCCGAGGCGATCGGCGACGGCGGCGCGGCGATTCTTTCGACCGGGACGATTTTTGCCGCCCCGCAGATCCCGCAGGGCTCCGCCGGACATCAGGTGATGGCCCCGTCGATGGGAATGTTGGTCCCTCCGACCCCTTCCGGATCTGCGGGCGCGCCGCCCACGGTCCCGGTTCGGATTGATGTGCAGTTTTAG
- a CDS encoding tetratricopeptide repeat protein, with protein sequence MKNTFLLGILFFALFIGTATARAEEPQGYHDLLSAGIVRLNQNDLGGAMKRFKQALDENPQGVEAFYYIGVTQARAGRLDEAEKNFKEALARDAAFIPAHFDLGVLYYQQDKDDEALEKFDLVQRVDPSRARVYYYQGLILRRMGKPKEAAAKMEKAASLDPEIALEANYHAGSAHFEAGEMGPARKSFQNVLTLLPEGETAQSASDYLERIDQQARHQKRWDLSFSAGVQYDDNVILEPSRTIPSSPQAITEESDLLALLFLRGRYQWLNTPEWTGRAEYSFYQNLHKDDLLNDFNIQSHNVIVNGGRRFGAAEILLQYELQFATLGGDRYLLRQNVGPRLILQETKRNVTEFLYQFGSKNFDDIEPLFPDNSDRDVHTHKAGFTHYFVFRPKANIHFGYYFEREEAGDRPAEDDWTFDGHRLGAGVVLPPWNKITLAADTEYVIRRFDEENQQPPGAKREDDEWLAIVTLSRAITRNVDFALQYLHQQNDSNIPLFEYRRNIYGGIVTVRF encoded by the coding sequence TTGAAGAACACGTTCCTTCTCGGCATACTTTTTTTTGCTCTGTTCATCGGAACCGCCACGGCCCGCGCCGAGGAGCCCCAAGGCTATCACGACCTCCTCTCCGCCGGGATCGTCCGGTTGAATCAGAACGATCTCGGCGGCGCGATGAAGCGCTTCAAACAGGCGCTCGACGAGAATCCGCAGGGGGTGGAGGCTTTCTACTACATCGGCGTCACCCAAGCCCGGGCCGGCCGGCTCGACGAGGCGGAGAAAAACTTCAAAGAGGCCCTCGCGCGGGACGCCGCCTTTATCCCAGCCCATTTTGATCTGGGGGTGCTTTATTATCAGCAGGATAAGGATGACGAAGCGTTAGAAAAGTTCGATCTCGTCCAACGGGTCGACCCCAGCCGGGCGCGGGTCTACTACTATCAAGGATTAATCCTGCGGCGGATGGGAAAACCGAAAGAAGCGGCGGCGAAGATGGAAAAGGCCGCCTCGCTCGATCCGGAGATCGCGCTGGAGGCGAACTATCACGCCGGATCGGCCCACTTCGAAGCGGGGGAGATGGGACCGGCCCGGAAGTCGTTTCAAAACGTCCTGACCCTTCTCCCCGAAGGGGAAACGGCCCAATCGGCCAGCGATTATCTGGAGCGGATTGATCAGCAGGCAAGACATCAAAAACGTTGGGACCTCTCTTTCTCCGCCGGGGTTCAGTATGACGACAACGTCATCCTGGAGCCGAGCCGGACGATTCCGTCCTCTCCCCAAGCAATCACCGAAGAGAGCGACCTGCTCGCCCTTTTGTTTCTGCGCGGCCGTTATCAGTGGCTCAACACCCCCGAGTGGACCGGCCGGGCGGAGTACAGCTTTTATCAAAATCTTCATAAAGACGATCTGTTGAACGACTTTAACATCCAGAGCCATAACGTGATCGTGAACGGCGGAAGGCGGTTCGGCGCGGCGGAGATTCTCTTGCAGTATGAATTGCAATTCGCGACGCTGGGAGGAGACCGCTACCTTCTCCGGCAGAACGTCGGACCCCGTTTGATTCTTCAGGAGACCAAACGGAATGTGACCGAGTTTTTATACCAATTCGGGTCGAAAAACTTCGACGATATCGAGCCGCTCTTTCCGGACAATTCCGACCGGGACGTCCACACCCACAAAGCCGGGTTCACCCACTACTTCGTCTTCCGGCCGAAAGCGAACATTCACTTCGGCTACTACTTCGAAAGGGAAGAAGCGGGCGACCGGCCCGCCGAGGATGACTGGACCTTCGACGGCCATCGGCTCGGCGCCGGGGTGGTTCTTCCCCCCTGGAACAAAATCACCCTTGCGGCCGACACCGAGTATGTGATCCGCCGGTTCGACGAAGAGAACCAGCAGCCCCCCGGAGCGAAGCGAGAAGATGATGAATGGCTGGCGATCGTCACCCTCTCCAGGGCGATCACCCGGAATGTCGATTTTGCATTGCAGTACCTGCACCAGCAAAATGACTCGAACATCCCACTCTTCGAGTACAGGAGGAATATTTACGGCGGCATCGTCACAGTGCGCTTTTAA